A stretch of Bombina bombina isolate aBomBom1 chromosome 2, aBomBom1.pri, whole genome shotgun sequence DNA encodes these proteins:
- the LOC128647391 gene encoding tigger transposable element-derived protein 1-like translates to MADKKKCRKSITLDMKLKIIRLYDEGVIQAEIGRKLGFTRTTINTVMKNREKIVAEVKSATPVNTTTIRKRDSIVADMERLLILWIENQTTRHVPVNQAIIQSKALSLFTDLKAKKGEAAKDAEFVASRGWFDRFKKRSNLHNIKVQGEAAAADTEAAESYPSEFAKIIEDGGYSMDQIFYVDETGLFWKKMPARTFIARQEKSMPGYKPAKDRITLLLGGNASGTLKLKPLFIYRFQNPRALKNYVKTRLPVHWRANKKAWILLLVDNAPGHPPTLEELNPNIRVEFLPPNTTSLLQPMDQCVIAAFKLNYLKRTFSKCIAAIDKEEGAGQEVLSKFWKSYNILDCIKTVRDAWNDIKDTTMKRAWKKLCPQLADDSEGVDDSVANVTENIVEMARHAMALFEKHDRDFERSFTVNGNISGAYSCYKEIYREKKKATLQTSIETYFSKSPSARRSSSSTDSHLDTRSSTGSPFPALASPPSPAPSLIATCSTPNSPARKRLAFEELTCETEDTSMTSSLLE, encoded by the exons ATGGCAGATAAAAAGAAATGCCGTAAATCTATTACCTTGGATATGAAGCttaaaattattagattgtatGATGAAGGTGTAATTCAAGCTGAAATAGGCCGAAAGCTAGGCTTCACTAGGACCACAATTAACACAGTCATGAAGAACAGAGAAAAAATTGTTGCAGAAGTTAAAAGTGCTACACCTGTTAACACCACAACAATTCGAAAAAGGGATAGCATTGTTGCAGACATGGAGAGACTCCTAATACTTTGGATAGAAAATCAGACAACACGCCATGTTCCTGTAAACCAGGCAATTATACAAAGTAAAGCCTTAAGCTTATTCACTGACCTGAAGGCTAAGAAAGGTGAAGCAGCAAAGGATGCTGAATTTGTTGCAAGCCGTGGATGGTTTGATAGGTTTAAGAAGAGGTCTAATCTACATAACATCAAAGTACAAGGAGAGGCAGCTGCTGCAGATACTGAGGCTGCAGAAAGCTATCCAAGTGAATTTGCAAAAATTATTGAAGATGGAGGCTACTCCATGGATCAAATTTTTTATGTGGATGAGACTGGTCTATTCTGGAAGAAGATGCCTGCAAGAACCTTCATTGCAAGACAGGAAAAATCAATGCCAGGCTACAAGCCAGCTAAAGATAGAATAACCCTTCTGTTAGGTGGCAATGCTTCTGGTACCTTAAAGCTAAAGCCTTTGTTTATTTACCGTTTTCAAAATCCAAGAGCTTTGAAGAACTACGTTAAAACTAGACTTCCAGTGCATTGGagggcaaataaaaaagcatgg atTTTGCTGCTTGTTGATAATGCTCCTGGACACCCTCCAACACTAGAAGAGCTCAACCCTAACATTAGAGTGGAATTCCTACCACCAAATACCACTTCATTACTGCAGCCCATGGATCAATGTGTCATAGCTGCCTTCAAGTTAAACTACTTAAAAAGAACATTCAGTAAGTGTATTGCAGCAATAGACAAAGAAGAAGGTGCAGGGCAAGAAGTCCTATCGAAATTCTGGAAAAGCTACAACATCTTGGATTGCATTAAAACTGTAAGAGATGCTTGGAATGACATAAAGGATACCACAATGAAAAGGgcctggaaaaaattatgcccacaGTTAGCTGATGATTCTGAAGGCGTTGATGATTCTGTAGCTAATGTTACTGAAAATATTGTAGAGATGGCAAGGCA CGCCATGGCTCTTTTTGAAAAGCATGATAGGGACTTTGAAAGAAGCTTCACAGTCAATGGTAACATTTCAGGGGCTTATTCCTGTTACAAAGAAATCTACAGAGAAAAGAAGAAAGCTACACTTCAAACCTCCATAGAGACTTACTTTTCTAAAAGTCCATCAGCACGCAGATCATCATCATCGACAGACAGTCATTTGGATACCAGATCATCAACTGGCAGTCCATTTCCAGCTCTGGCATCACCACCCAGTCCTGCTCCTTCTCTTATTGCTACTTGTAGTACACCCAATTCGCCAGCAAGAAAGCGTCTCGCCTTTGAAGAGTTGACTTGTGAAACAGAAGATACCAGTATGACTTCATCCTTACTAGAATAA